The Agrococcus carbonis sequence CGTAGGACGCCCGCTTGGGAGCGGGCCGCAGCCTCAGTGCTCGGCGTCGGGCAGCTCGCGCATCCCCCAGAAGGGCCCGACGACGACGCACAGCGCCGCGAGCACCTGCCCCGCCGCGCCGATCCACATCGTCGGCACGACGCCGATCCACGTGCCGAGCGCGCCCGCGAGCAGCGCCGCGAGCGGCATGACGCCCCACACGCAGAAGCGCACGGATGCGTTCATCCGGCCGAGCAGGCGACCGGGGGTGATGCGCTGCCGGAAGGTGACCTGGGTGATGTTGTAGACGAGCACCGTGAAGCTCGCGACGAAGCCCTGCACGACGAGGAGGCCGAACGCGAGCTGCGGGAAGGTCGCGGCGAGCGGCAGCATGCACGCGATGACGCTGAAGGCGATCGCGCTCGCGGGGATCGCGCGCGCCTCGCCGATGCACCGCACGATGTGCGGGGTCGCGACGGCGCCCGCGAGCCCGCCGACCGAGCCGAGCGCGAAGATGACGCCCATCGCCTCGGGGGTGAGGCCGAGCGTGCGCAGCAGGAAGATCGGCAGCAGCGTGAACGACATCGTGCTCGCGAAGTTCGAGATGCCGGTCGTGCCGACGATGCGCAGCAGCAGCGGGTTGCCGAAGACCCAGCGCAGCCCCTCGCCGATCTCGCGCAGGATGGGCCCGCGGTCGTCGGCGGCGCGCGGCTCCTCGTGGTCGCGGGTGCGCAGGAGCGCCACGAACGACGCGATGTAGGTGCCGACCGTCGCGAGGATCGCGAACGGGGCGGTGATGAGGCCGACGAGCCAGCCGCCGAGCGCGGGGCCGGCGATGTTGGCGAGCTCGCGCGTGGCCTCGAGCTTGCCGTTCGCCTCGGCGATCTGATCCTTCCGCACGAGCGACGGGATGATGCTCTGGTACGAGACGTCGAAGAAGACGGTCGCGACGCCCACGACGAGGGCGACGGCGTAGAGGTGCCACATCTCGAGCACGCCCGCCCACCACAGCAGCGGCAGGGCCGCGAGCGCGGCGGCGCGCACCGCATCCGCCCAGATCATCACGCGGCGCTTGCGCATGCGGTCGATCCACGCGCCCGCGGGCAGGCCGACGACGAGGAACGCGGCGACGCCCGCGGCGTTCAGCAGCCCGACCTCGAGCTCGCTCGCGTGCAGCAGCAGCACCGCGAGCACGGGGATCGCGAGCTCGGTGACCTGCGAGCCGACCTGCGCGAGCGCCTGGCCGGACCACATCGTGAGGAAGTTGGCGTCGCGCCAGAGCGACCCCTTCGGCGCTCCGGCGACGGCGGTGGGCGCGTCGAGCTCGACGGGCGTGTCGTCGGCCGGTTGCGCGACCTCTGATTGAGACATGTCGATCAGTATGCGCCTCCGATCGACGAAGTTCAATCGCTAGGATCGGTGCATGGCCGACGAGCGCGCGATCACCGACAGCGGCCCCGTCGGGCGACGGCCCGACGGGGCCGACGAGCAGGCGCCGGCGCAGGACGACCGCACGCGCCCGGCCGCGCCCCAGGACGGCGGCGCGGCGCACGAGAGCGACGCCGACGTGCAGGCGCGCGGCCGTGCCCTCAGCTCCCCCCTGCGGCTGCGCGTGCTGCGGCTGTGCGCGTTCGAGTCGCGCACGAACAAGGAGCTCGCCGAGCTCCTGGGCGTCAATCCGGGCACGATGCTGCACCACGTGCGCACCCTCGTGCAGACCGGCTTCCTCGTGGCCGAGCCCGAGCGCGCGGGTGCCGGCGGCGCGCGCGAGGTGCCCTACCGCGCGACCGGCCGCTCGTGGAGCACGCCGGTGCCCAACATCTCCCCCGTGCTCGTCGAGACGTTCCTGCAGCAGATCGAGGGGCTCGCGCCCGACGAGATCGACGTGGCATGGATGGGCCTGAAGGTCAGCCCCGAGCACCGCGAGGAGCTGCAGCGCCGCATGTTCGAGCTCATCACAGAGTTCAAGGAGCGCGGCCCCGACCCCGAGGGGGAGCCGTTCGGCCTCTTCACCGCCCTCTACGCCGACCGGAACCC is a genomic window containing:
- a CDS encoding MFS transporter codes for the protein MSQSEVAQPADDTPVELDAPTAVAGAPKGSLWRDANFLTMWSGQALAQVGSQVTELAIPVLAVLLLHASELEVGLLNAAGVAAFLVVGLPAGAWIDRMRKRRVMIWADAVRAAALAALPLLWWAGVLEMWHLYAVALVVGVATVFFDVSYQSIIPSLVRKDQIAEANGKLEATRELANIAGPALGGWLVGLITAPFAILATVGTYIASFVALLRTRDHEEPRAADDRGPILREIGEGLRWVFGNPLLLRIVGTTGISNFASTMSFTLLPIFLLRTLGLTPEAMGVIFALGSVGGLAGAVATPHIVRCIGEARAIPASAIAFSVIACMLPLAATFPQLAFGLLVVQGFVASFTVLVYNITQVTFRQRITPGRLLGRMNASVRFCVWGVMPLAALLAGALGTWIGVVPTMWIGAAGQVLAALCVVVGPFWGMRELPDAEH
- a CDS encoding ArsR/SmtB family transcription factor, which encodes MADERAITDSGPVGRRPDGADEQAPAQDDRTRPAAPQDGGAAHESDADVQARGRALSSPLRLRVLRLCAFESRTNKELAELLGVNPGTMLHHVRTLVQTGFLVAEPERAGAGGAREVPYRATGRSWSTPVPNISPVLVETFLQQIEGLAPDEIDVAWMGLKVSPEHREELQRRMFELITEFKERGPDPEGEPFGLFTALYADRNPPASRPAASADPA